A genomic stretch from Thalassophryne amazonica chromosome 18, fThaAma1.1, whole genome shotgun sequence includes:
- the pdap1a gene encoding pdgfa associated protein 1a has product MPRGGKKGHKGRGKQFSNPEEIDRQMRLQKEMEEKNGAEKESSSESEDESSSEDETRRRCGVDGLIEIENPNRVTQKSKKVAEVDLDAPKELTRREREEIEKQKSKERYMKLHLEGKTEQARADLARLAIIKKQREEAARKKEELRKEKEAEEAKAKR; this is encoded by the exons ATGCCTCGGGGCG GTAAAAAGGGCCACAAAGGCCGAGGGAAACAGTTCAGCAACCCCGAGGAGATTGACCGACAGATGAGATTGCAGAAGGAGATG gaagaaaaaaatGGAGCAGAGAAAGAAAGCTCGTCAGAATCTGAAGATGAGAGCAGCAGTGAGGATGAG ACCAGGCGAAGGTGTGGTGTTGATGGATTGATAGAGATTGAGAACCCAAACCGTGTGACTCAGAAGAGCAAGAAGGTGGCTGAAGTAGACCTGGATGCGCCCAAAGAGCTGACTCGAAGAGAGAG AGAGGAGATAGAGAAGCAGAAATCAAAGGAACGTTACATGAAGCTCCATCTGGAGGGAAAAACGGAGCAGGCGAGAGCTGACCTGGCCAGACTGGCCATCATCAAAAAACAGAGGGAGGAGGCTGCCAGAAAGAAAGAAGAGCTCAGGAAAG AAAAAGAAGCTGAAGAAGCCAAAGCAAAGCGCTAA
- the cby1 gene encoding protein chibby homolog 1 — MPLFGNTFSPKKTPPRKCASLSSLHTLDRSLREVELGLECGPPVMKIEGQSWKFDGGHWTTESGGTVSNKEMQRLKKKNEQLQEENNLLKLKIEILMDMLTEMAVDYHTMENEVEEIKNQHRRNK, encoded by the exons ATGCCGCTATTTGGAAACACTTTCAGCCCAAAGAAGACTCCTCCACGTAAATGTGCTTCACTGTCGAGCCTTCACACC TTGGATCGTTCACTGAGGGAAGTGGAGTTGGGCCTTGAGTGTGGACCTCCTGTTATGAAAATTGAGGGCCAAAGCTGGAAATTTGACGGAGGACATTGGACAACAG AATCTGGAGGAACTGTATCTAATAAGGAAATGcagagactgaagaaaaaaaatgaacagcttCAAGAGGAGAACAACCTGCTGAAACTAAAGATTGAAATTCTCATGGACATG CTGACAGAGATGGCAGTAGATTATCACACGATGGAGAACGAAGTAGAGGAAATAAAGAATCAACATCGAAGGAACAAATAA